The Acidobacteriota bacterium genome contains the following window.
GCACCTTCCAGGCGGTGCTGCCTTTGAAGGGCAAGATCTTGAATGTCGAAAAGGCACGCTTCGACAAGATGCTGTCTTCGGACGAGATCAAGACCATCATCATCGCCCTCGGTACCGGGATTGGAAAGGAAGACTTCGATCCCGCGAAATTGCGCTACCACAAGCTGATCATCATGTGCGATGCCGATGTCGATGGCAGCCACATTCGCACGCTCATCTTGACCTTCTTCTTCCGTCAGATGCGCGAGCTGATCGAGCGTGGTCACCTTTATATTGCACAACCGCCGCTTTATAAAGTCGCCCACGGCAAGCGCGAGGTCTATCTCAAAGACGACGCCGAGTATCGTGACTTTCTACTCGAGCGGATTCAGGATAGCTGGGAGATCTCTTTCGACGACGCCGGTGAGGATGGAAACGTTTATAGCGGTACGCGCCTGACTCATCTGGTGCAGCGACTCGAGCGTTTTCGCGAGCGGATGGATCGATTGGCTTCCCGCGGCTATCCTGCTGCGGCGCTTCGACTGGCCCTGCTCGCCGGTCTGCACGAGCGCTCGGGCCTCGACGACGAGGAGTTGCTGGCCCGCCTGGCGACGGACCTCGAGGAGGCCGGTTTTCGTCGGGTCGAGGTGTCCCGCGATGAAGAGACCGGCAGCGGAGCGATCGACTTCATCTATCGCCGTGACGGCGTCGAGCGGCCCCTGCGGGTCGACTCGGCGTTGATCGCGAGCGCCGAATACCGCGCCCTGACCAACAACCGCGAAGGTCTCAGTGCCTTGGCGGCGGAGTCCCTCCGGATCGGCAACGGCAACATCGAGGAGACCTTCGGGAGCTTCGAGGAGACCCTCGACCGGCTCTATGTGGGAGCTCGCAAAGGTCTTTCGATTCAGCGCTATAAGGGCTTGGGTGAGATGAATCCGTCGCAGCTCTGGGAAACCACCATGGATCCCACCAAGCGGCGCTTGCTGCAGGTGCGGATCGAAGATGCCTTCGAGGCGGAGCAGATCTTCACCACCCTGATGGGCGATCTCGTCGAGCCACGACGCCAGTTCATCCAAGACAACGCCCTCGAGGTCAAGAACCTCGACATCTAGCCCGATCGCCGCTGGCGTTTCCAGGCTCCACCCGAAGACCGTTCGGAAACAGAGACGATGAGCGAACAGGATCCCCGCGATATCTACGAGCGGCCGATACCGGTCGATATCGAAGAGGAGATGAAGCGTAGTTATCTCGACTACGCCATGAGCGTCATTATCGGTCGTGCCCTACCGGACGTCCGAGATGGACTCAAGCCGGTTCATCGCCGGGTTCTCTACGGTATGTGGGAGAGTGGCAACACTTCCGGAAAACCTTATAAAAAGTCAGCCCGCATCGTTGGCGACGTGATGGGTAAATACCACCCTCACGGTGACTCGGCGATTTACGACACGGTGGTTCGCATGGCGCAGGATTTTTCGATGCGTTATCCACTGGTCGACGGTCAGGGCAACTTCGGTTCGATCGATGGTGACAACCCGGCCGCCATGCGGTACACCGAGGTTCGTCTCACCAAGCTCGCCGAGGAGATGATCCGCGAGGACATCGACAAGGAAACCGTCGACTGGGTCGAGAACTACGATGGTTCCGAAACGGAACCGGAGGTGCTACCGGCGCGGGCGCCCAACCTGCTGCTCAACGGTACTGCCGGCATCGCCGTCGGCATGGCGACCAACATCCCGCCGCACAACCTGCGCGAAGTGGTCGATGCGATCAATGTACTGATCGACCGGCCCGATGCGACGCTCGCCGAGCTGATGGAAGTCCTGCCCGGTCCGGACTTTCCGACCGCCGGCTACATTCACGGCTTCGACGGCATCCACTCCGCCTATTCGACCGGCCGGGGCATCGTTCAGGTGCGGGCGCGCGCCGAGATCGAGACCGACGAGCGCACCGACCGCCAGTCGATCGTGATCACCGAGATTCCCTTCCAGGTCAACAAGGCCAGGCTGATCGAGCGCATCGCCCAGCTGGTGCGCGACAAGAAGATCACCGGCCTGTCGGACCTGCGCGACGAGTCCGACCGTCAGGGCATTCGCATCGTCCTCGACGTCAAGCGCGACGACGTCGCCGAGGTCATCTTGAACTCGCTCTACAAGATGACCCAGATGCAGACCACCTTCGGCATCATCCTGCTGGCAATCGTCGACAACCAGCCGCGGGTGATGACGCTGCACGAGATGCTGCGCCACTTCCTGGACCACCGCAAAACGGTGGTCATCCGGCGCACCCGCTACGATCTGCGCAAGGCCGAGGAAAGGGCTCACATCCTCGAGGGCATTCTCAAGGCTCTCGATCATCTCGACGAGGTCATCGCCACCATCCGGGCGAGCCATACGCCGGCGGAAGCGCGCGAGCGCCTGGGTGAGAGCTTCGGCCTCTCCCAGGTTCAGGCGCAGGCGATTCTCGACATGCGCCTACAGAAGCTCACCGGCCTCGAGCGCGAGAAGGTGGTCGGGGAGTACCGCGAGCTGATGGTCCTGATCGAAGGACTGCGCGCCATTCTCGGGTCCGACGACCTGGTGCTGGCCGAGATTCGCAAAGAGCTCGGCGAGCTGCGCGACACCTACGGCGACGAGCGGCGCACGCAAATCTTGCCGCACACCCTCGACATCACCGTCGAAGACCTGATCCCGGACGACGACATGGTGATCACGGTCACCCACACCGGCTACATCAAGCGCTCGCCGCTCGCCCTCTACCGGGCGCAGCACCGCGGCGGCAAGGGGCGCACCGGGATGTTGACCAAGGACGGTGATTTCGTCGAGCACCTCTATGTCGCCTCGGCTCACAGCTACGTGCTGGTATTCACCGAGAGCGGTCGGGTCTACT
Protein-coding sequences here:
- the gyrA gene encoding DNA gyrase subunit A, giving the protein MSEQDPRDIYERPIPVDIEEEMKRSYLDYAMSVIIGRALPDVRDGLKPVHRRVLYGMWESGNTSGKPYKKSARIVGDVMGKYHPHGDSAIYDTVVRMAQDFSMRYPLVDGQGNFGSIDGDNPAAMRYTEVRLTKLAEEMIREDIDKETVDWVENYDGSETEPEVLPARAPNLLLNGTAGIAVGMATNIPPHNLREVVDAINVLIDRPDATLAELMEVLPGPDFPTAGYIHGFDGIHSAYSTGRGIVQVRARAEIETDERTDRQSIVITEIPFQVNKARLIERIAQLVRDKKITGLSDLRDESDRQGIRIVLDVKRDDVAEVILNSLYKMTQMQTTFGIILLAIVDNQPRVMTLHEMLRHFLDHRKTVVIRRTRYDLRKAEERAHILEGILKALDHLDEVIATIRASHTPAEARERLGESFGLSQVQAQAILDMRLQKLTGLEREKVVGEYRELMVLIEGLRAILGSDDLVLAEIRKELGELRDTYGDERRTQILPHTLDITVEDLIPDDDMVITVTHTGYIKRSPLALYRAQHRGGKGRTGMLTKDGDFVEHLYVASAHSYVLVFTESGRVYWMKVHQIPELNPASKGKAIVNLLDLDKEEKVATTVSVREFPEDHFLFFATERGTVKKTQLSAFSRPLARGIIAINIDEGDRLLGVRVTDPDQHIFLATAQGQSIRFHQSDVRPMGRATRGVRGIALAEGDKVVAVDSLQQEGDLLTISELGYGKRTALADYRSQGRGGKGIINLKVSDKTGPVIAVRQVVPDDGVILITQNGKIMRTEVGSVRVIGRSTQGVTIMNLDEEDRVVAAAKLAASDDEIDDDGAEDGGEESGDLAAPADPSADEPVN